In a genomic window of Rhododendron vialii isolate Sample 1 chromosome 12a, ASM3025357v1:
- the LOC131309747 gene encoding probable Ufm1-specific protease yields MAADEVKTSVRVLCRRLIIINKNEQPGLQWLIGSPFFPPFTIVSTFRCIHTLPSSPLSPHYSNESDDLRSLLLRGFEVIGALIVGENSDFEQVASEAVSASRNLRKFLSGNVDGRDSEDRDLVGAVADLDTGNLCFFVSRSGDSTRLESVDDVIYADQPEKYVWERGCLLRCELKIKLPVYFPVESPKEAGDMYLRASDAIAARFRDPQATYIIEAFNEPSAEVPHPVVLRGVEVVSDLGNAGLSNATAEEADARTVSCSYFCSKRKDVSSFKSVEEDADKIQVSVLLNRSGKSPKYAAPIAEYFPALKEAKLLVVDYKLRVLCYAAKDLSLEKAVSNLIIVGLIDQICTMKNIISPNLLRQHPVLHPYHFSPPGFLHPVTVIYELRYGETEMKQVEARRSLHLRLGLPFDRPLLRIANAINLSTPNTARSNSTSKGSPLLKDVHLGIPCSGVSGGVISMVQGSYEYHHYLQDGYDDSGWGCAYRSLQTIISWFRLQHYSSIDVPSHREIQQALVEIGDKEPAFVGSRDWIGAIELSFVLDKLLGVSCKVINVRSGAELPEKCRELALHFENQGTPIMIGGGVLAYTLLGVDYDDVSGDCAFLILDPHYTGSDDIKKIVNGGWCAWKKAVDSKGKHFFLQDRFYNLLLPQRPNMV; encoded by the exons ATGGCCGCGGACGAAGTGAAAACGAGCGTGCGAGTTCTTTGTCGCAGGCTGATAATCATCAACAAGAACGAACAACCAGGCCTTCAATGGCTTATCGGATCTCCCTTCTTCCCTCCCTTCACCATCGTCTCCACCTTCCGATGCATCCACACCcttccctcctctcctctctctcctcattacTCCAATGAATCag ATGATCTTAGGTCACTGCTGTTAAGAGGTTTTGAAGTCATTGGAGCGCTGATTGTTGGAGAAAATTCTGATTTTGAACAAGTTGCGAGTGAGGCAGTCAGCGCCTCACGCAATTTGAGGAAGTTTCTGTCTGGGAATGTTGATGGAAGGGATTCAGAGGATCGAGATTTGGTTGGAGCTGTCGCGGATTTGGACACTGgaaatctttgtttttttgtgtcgAGGTCTGGAGATTCAACTAGGTTGGAATCTGTTGATGATGTTATCTATGCTGATCAGCCTGAGAAGTATGTTTGGGAGAGAGGTTGCTTACTTCGATGCGAGCTTAAGATCAAGTTGCCTGTTTATTTTCCAGTTGAGAGCCCCAAAG AAGCAGGGGATATGTATTTACGTGCATCAGATGCCATTGCTGCTAGATTTAGAGATCCACAAGCCACATACATTATAGAAGCATTCAATGAACCCTCAGCTGAAGTACCTCATCCTGTAGTTCTTCGTGGTGTGGAAGTGGTTTCAGATCTCGGGAATGCTGGCCTTTCAAATGCAACTGCTGAGGAAGCTGATGCAAGAACTGTTTCATGTTCATACTTCTGTTCAAAACGTAAAGATGTCTCATCATTTAAGTCTGTAGAGGAG GATGCAGATAAGATCCAAGTTAGTGTCCTACTTAATAGATCAGGGAAGTCTCCCAAATATGCTGCCCCTATTGCTGAATATTTCCCTG CTTTGAAAGAAGCCAAGCTTTTGGTTGTAGATTACAAGTTACGAGTTCTCTGTTATGCCGCGAAGGATCTTTCACTGGAGAAGGCAGTTTCAAATTTAATCATAGTTGGGTTAATCGACCAGATATGTACCATGAAGAACATAATCTCGCCCAACCTCTTAAGACAACACCCCGTG tTGCATCCCTATCACTTCAGTCCACCTGGGTTTTTGCATCCAGTAACAGTTATCTATGAACTCAGATATGGGGAGACAGAAATGAAGCAAG ttGAAGCTAGAAGATCCCTACATTTGAGGCTGGGATTACCTTTTGATCGTCCTCTCTTAAGAATTGCAAATGCCATTAACTTATCCACTCCAAATACTGCACGAAGCAACTCAACATCGAAAG GTTCCCCTTTGCTAAAGGATGTACATCTTGGGATTCCATGCAGTGGGG TTTCTGGTGGTGTCATCTCTATGGTACAAGGTTCTTACGAGTACCATCATTATCTTCAAGATGGTTATGATGACTCG GGCTGGGGTTGTGCCTACCGCTCTCTACAAACTATCATTTCGTGGTTCAGGCTCCAACATTACTCATCCATTGATGTTCCTTCACACAG AGAAATACAACAGGCGCTTGTGGAGATTGGAGACAAGGAACCTGCCTTTGTAGGCTCGCGAGACTGGATTGGAGCTATTGAATTAAGCTTTGTTTTAGATAAACTTCTCGGA GTCAGTTGTAAAGTCATAAACGTCAGATCGGGAGCTGAGCTTCCTGAAAAATGTCGGGAGCTGGCCTTGCATTTCGAGAACCAGGGAACGCCTATTATGATTG GTGGTGGAGTTCTTGCATACACTCTGCTGGGAGTCGATTACGACGACGTAAGCGGAGATTGTGCATTTCTCATACTTGATCCCCACTATACTGGAAGTGATGATATCAAGAAAATTGTGAATGGTGGATGGTGTGCGTGGAAAAAGGCTGTTGATAGCAAGGGAAAGCATTTCTTTCTTCAGGACAGGTTCTATAATCTTCTGCTGCCACAACGGCCCAACATGGTGTAA
- the LOC131309749 gene encoding uncharacterized protein LOC131309749 isoform X1, with amino-acid sequence MRINLMHCVPATKYTKKKISFSLFSCSRKLHHESTTENRSEPSCHSDSTSEKANVRDKYVETCSPYCGSQFSNNCCQKKEAMIRNNEGNALSIGMTGNCKCKAISAQEEEKQPDCLFRSLKLHKKMQSSETSQSTCLRFQPDSNLELSIPRRSSIDTYCCTNSCQMNCSRDENGLGEPCERCSYSLSLF; translated from the exons ATGCGGATCAATCTTATGCACTGTGTTCCTGCGACAAAGTATACCAAAAAGAAGATATCCTTCAGCTTGTTCAGCTGTTCCCGCAAATTGCACCATGAGTCAACCACTGAAAACAGAAGTGAACCATCATGTCATTCTGATTCCACCTCTGAAAAGGCAAACGTAAGGGACAAATATGTTGAGACTTGTTCCCCCTATTGTGGGTCCCAATTCTCGAATAACTGCTGTCAGAAAAAAGAAGCGATGATACGGAACAATGAAGGAAATGCACTAAGCATTGGAATGACAGGCAATTGCAAATGCAAAGCTATATCTGCTCAAGAGGAGGAGAAACAGCCTGACTGTTTATTCAGATCCCTGAAGCTCCATAAAAAGATGCAGTCATCAGAGACTTCTCAGAGTACCTGTTTGAGGTTCCAACCAGACAGTAATCTTGAATTGTCTATTCCCAGAAGGTCTTCAATTGATACATATTGCTGTACCAATAGTTGTCAAATGAATTGCTCCAGAGATGAGAATGG ATTGGGGGAACCCTGTGAACGGTGTTCATATTCCTTGAGCTTATTTTGA
- the LOC131309751 gene encoding CBBY-like protein isoform X1, which produces MALIEKKLLPLRPGVAKSVAIDLFFDRLHLKCDAQLQLLIDQALAKGVKVAVCSTSNEKAVSAIVSCLLGPDRAEKITIFAGDVVPRKKPDPAIYVLAATTLGVEPSSCVVVEDSAIGLAAAKAAGMKCIVTKSGYTAEEDFVNADAVFDCIGDPPEERFDLAFCGSLLEKQYIS; this is translated from the exons ATGGCCCTTATTGAGAAAAAGCTGTTGCCTCTCCGACCAGGTGTTGCCAAGTCAGTTGCTATCGATCTTTTCTTCGATCGGTTACATTTGAAGTGTGATGCCCAGCTACAATT GTTGATCGACCAGGCTTTGGCAAAAGGAGTTAAAGTTGCTGTGTGCAGCACCTCCAATGAGAAGGCA GTCTCTGCAATAGTTTCGTGCTTACTTGGGCCTGACCGAGCAGAAAAGATCACGATATTTGCAGGAGACGTGGTTCCTCGCAAAAAGCCTGATCCG GCAATTTATGTACTGGCAGCTACCACCCTGGGTGTTGAACCCTCAAG TTGTGTAGTGGTAGAAGACAGTGCCATTGGTCTTGCAGCAGCCAAAGCTGCTGGAATGAAGTGTATTGTCACAAAGAGTGG GTACACCGCTGAGGAGGATTTCGTAAATGCAGATGCAGTTTTTGATTGTATCGGAGATCCTCCCGAGGAACGGTTTGACCTGGCATTTTGTGGAAGCCTTCTTGAGAAGCAGTACATTAGCTAG
- the LOC131310930 gene encoding phosphatidylinositol 3-kinase, root isoform, with translation MSSNEFRFFLSCDINLPVTFRVERLDGNLPAPKPPNSAEADFATEERRPELFVECALYIDGAPFGLPTRTRLESTGPTYCWNELITLSTKYRDLTANSQLALTVWDVSCGKTEGLIGGATISLFNTKKQLKTGRHKFRLWAGKEADGSIQTTTPGKVPKEECGELERLEKLVNKYERGQIQRVDWLDRLAFKAMDKIKERESGRNGSSLYVVVEFCSFEHRVVFQESGANFLIPSPITTSNELVTVWDPEVGKINPSEHKQLKLARSLTRGIIDRDLKPSSSERKSIQRILKYPPTRILSGDERQLLWKFRFSLMSEKRALTKFLRCVEWSDVQEAKQAVELMGRWQAIDVCDALELLSPVFESEEVRAYAVSVLERADDEELQCYLLQLVQALRFERSDKSRLSHFLVQRSLRNIELASFLRWYVAVEFHDPAYAKRFYCTYEILEENMMKLGAGVSGDEDGFKLWQSLVRQTELIAQLCSIMRDVRNVRGGTQKKIEKLRQLLSGLLSELTYFEEPIRSPLAPGVLITGIVPSESSIFKSALHPLRLTFRTAHGGSCKIMFKKGDDLRQDQLVIQMVLLMDRLLKLENLDLHLTPYRVLATGHDEGMLEFIPSSSLAQILSEHRSIISYLQKFHPDENGPFGITATCLETFIKSCAGYSVITYILGIGDRHLDNLLLKTDGRLFHVDFGFILGRDPKPFPPPMKLCKEMVEAMGGAESQYYTRFKSYCCEAYNILRKSSNLILNLFHLMAGSNIADIASDPEKGILKLQEKFRLDLDDEECIHFFQDLINESVSALFPQMVETIHRWAQYWR, from the exons ATGAGCAGTAACGAGTTTCGGTTCTTCTTGTCGTGCGACATCAACCTTCCGGTCACCTTTCGCGTCGAGCGGCTCGACGGAAACTTGCCCGCGCCTAAGCCCCCTAATTCAG CGGAAGCTGATTTTGCTACGGAGGAGAGAAGGCCGGAGCTATTCGTTGAGTGTGCTTTGTACATTGATGGTGCTCCTTTTGGGCTTCCCACCAGAACaag GTTAGAGTCAACAGGTCCAACTTATTGCTGGAATGAACTCATTACATTGAGTACAAAGTATCGAGACTTAACCGCCAACTCACAACTTGCATTAACT GTTTGGGATGTTTCATGTGGAAAAACTGAGGGGTTGATTGGTGGGGCTACCATTAGTCTTTTTAACACCAAAAAGCAACTCAAAACAGGGAGGCATAAGTTCAGGCTTTGGGCTGGAAAGGAGGCCGACGGATCTATTCAGACGACTACTCCTGGAAAG GTTCCTAAGGAGGAATGTGGGGAGTTAGAGCGTTTGGAAAAGCTTGTAAATAAGTATGAAAGGGGACAGATTCAACGAGTTGATTGGTTGGACCGTCTTGCATTTAAAGCCATGGACAAAATAAAGGAACGTGAAAGTGGCAGAAATGGAAGTTCTTTGTATGTTGTGGTTGAGTTTTGCAGCTTTGAACATCGAGTTGTTTTCCAG GAGTCGGGAGCAAATTTCCTCATACCATCTCCTATAACTACCAGCAATGAATTGGTTACGGTGTGGGATCCAGAGGTGGGCAAGATAAATCCCTCTGAGCACAAGCAACTAAAACTTGCCAGGAGTTTAACCCGAGGCATCATTGACAGGGATCTTAAACCAAGCTCCAGTGAAAGGAA GTCGATACAGAGAATTTTGAAGTACCCCCCAACAAGGATTTTAAGTGGTGATGAAAGGCAGCTCTTGTGGAAATTTCGATTTTCATTGATGTCAGAGAAGAGAGCTCTCACAAAATTTCTCCGATGTGTCGAATGGAGTGATGTTCAG GAAGCAAAGCAGGCAGTAGAATTGATGGGAAGGTGGCAAGCAATTGATGTATGTGATGCACTGGAGCTCTTATCTCCTGTTTTCGAGAGTGAAGAG GTTCGTGCCTACGCTGTCAGTGTTCTGGAAAGAGCTGATGATGAAGAGCTTCAATGTTACCTACTTCAACTAGTTCAAGCTCTTCGTTTCGAGCGCTCTGATAAATCTCGCCTTTCTCATTTCCTTGTCCAACGCT CATTACGCAATATCGAGTTGGCTAGCTTTCTCCGGTGGTATGTTGCGGTTGAATTCCATGATCCTGCATATGCAAAACGCTTCTATTGTACCTATGAGATTCTGGAGGAGAACATGATGAAG TTGGGAGCTGGTGTGAGTGGAGATGAAGACGGATTCAAGCTATGGCAGAGTTTGGTCCGCCAGACAGAACTGATTGCACAGTTATGTTCTATAATGAGAGATGTGAGAAATGTACGGGGTGGGACCCAAAAGAAGATTGAAAAGCTTAGGCAGCTTCTTTCTGGTCTTCTTAGCGAGCTGACTTACTTTGAAGAG CCAATAAGATCACCTTTGGCACCAGGTGTCCTCATCACTGGGATTGTTCCGTCTGAATCTTCAATTTTTAAAAGTGCATTACATCCTTTGCGCCTGACTTTTCGGACAGCACATGGTGGAAGTTGCAAAATCATGTTCAAGAAAGGAGATGATCTTCGGCAAGACCAGTTG GTTATTCAAATGGTACTGCTTATGGATCGCTTGCTTAAATTAGAGAATCTTGATCTACACTTGACTCCATATCGGGTGCTAGCAACTGGACATGATGAAGGCATGTTGGAATTCATACCATCCAGTTCTTTAGCACAG ATTCTCTCAGAGCACCGAAGTATTATAAGCTATCTGCAGAAGTTTCACCCGGATGAGAATGGACCATTTGGAATTACAGCTACCTGTCTTGAGACATTTATCAAAAGCTGTGCGGGCTATTCAGTTATCACATACATATTGGGCATTGGGGACAG GCACCTGGATAATCTTCTCCTTAAGACTGATGGTCGCCTTTTCCATgttgattttggttttattctgggTCGAGATCCAAAGCCATTTCCACCACCAATGAAGCTTTGCAAAGAAATGGTTGAGGCTATGGGTGGAGCAGAAAG CCAATACTATACCAGGTTCAAGTCCTATTGTTGTGAGGCTTATAACATTCTCCGAAAGTCCAGTAACTTAATATTGAATCTCTTCCATCTAATGGCGGGTTCCAACATTGCTGACATAGCTTCTGATCCTGAAAAAGGCATCCTTAAG CTCCAAGAGAAGTTTAGGTTGGACTTGGACGACGAGGAGTGCATACATTTTTTCCAAGATCTTATCAATGAGAGTGTCAGTGCTTTGTTCCCCCAAATGGTTGAGACCATTCATAGATGGGCCCAGTACTGGCGCTGA
- the LOC131309751 gene encoding CBBY-like protein isoform X2: protein MALIEKKLLPLRPGVAKLIDQALAKGVKVAVCSTSNEKAVSAIVSCLLGPDRAEKITIFAGDVVPRKKPDPAIYVLAATTLGVEPSSCVVVEDSAIGLAAAKAAGMKCIVTKSGYTAEEDFVNADAVFDCIGDPPEERFDLAFCGSLLEKQYIS from the exons ATGGCCCTTATTGAGAAAAAGCTGTTGCCTCTCCGACCAGGTGTTGCCAA GTTGATCGACCAGGCTTTGGCAAAAGGAGTTAAAGTTGCTGTGTGCAGCACCTCCAATGAGAAGGCA GTCTCTGCAATAGTTTCGTGCTTACTTGGGCCTGACCGAGCAGAAAAGATCACGATATTTGCAGGAGACGTGGTTCCTCGCAAAAAGCCTGATCCG GCAATTTATGTACTGGCAGCTACCACCCTGGGTGTTGAACCCTCAAG TTGTGTAGTGGTAGAAGACAGTGCCATTGGTCTTGCAGCAGCCAAAGCTGCTGGAATGAAGTGTATTGTCACAAAGAGTGG GTACACCGCTGAGGAGGATTTCGTAAATGCAGATGCAGTTTTTGATTGTATCGGAGATCCTCCCGAGGAACGGTTTGACCTGGCATTTTGTGGAAGCCTTCTTGAGAAGCAGTACATTAGCTAG
- the LOC131309749 gene encoding uncharacterized protein LOC131309749 isoform X2: MRINLMHCVPATKYTKKKISFSLFSCSRKLHHESTTENRSEPSCHSDSTSEKANVRDKYVETCSPYCGSQFSNNCCQKKEAMIRNNEGNALSIGMTGNCKCKAISAQEEEKQPDCLFRSLKLHKKMQSSETSQSTCLRFQPDSNLELSIPRRSSIDTYCCTNSCQMNCSRDENGLGNFGINNNELTR, translated from the exons ATGCGGATCAATCTTATGCACTGTGTTCCTGCGACAAAGTATACCAAAAAGAAGATATCCTTCAGCTTGTTCAGCTGTTCCCGCAAATTGCACCATGAGTCAACCACTGAAAACAGAAGTGAACCATCATGTCATTCTGATTCCACCTCTGAAAAGGCAAACGTAAGGGACAAATATGTTGAGACTTGTTCCCCCTATTGTGGGTCCCAATTCTCGAATAACTGCTGTCAGAAAAAAGAAGCGATGATACGGAACAATGAAGGAAATGCACTAAGCATTGGAATGACAGGCAATTGCAAATGCAAAGCTATATCTGCTCAAGAGGAGGAGAAACAGCCTGACTGTTTATTCAGATCCCTGAAGCTCCATAAAAAGATGCAGTCATCAGAGACTTCTCAGAGTACCTGTTTGAGGTTCCAACCAGACAGTAATCTTGAATTGTCTATTCCCAGAAGGTCTTCAATTGATACATATTGCTGTACCAATAGTTGTCAAATGAATTGCTCCAGAGATGAGAATGG GCTTGGCAACTTTGGTATCAACAACAATGAGCTCACTCGCTGA